One Curtobacterium sp. BH-2-1-1 genomic region harbors:
- the sepH gene encoding septation protein SepH — protein sequence MQDVRVIGVESGALLLATDGGTEFRLPVTSSLPGQVRQANPESGPHKRVSPKDVQARIRGGADAAEVALALDVDVEYVRRFEGPVLAERAFILDAAHRVPVTPVDDESPDTFGEAITAKLEAGEASGIAWASWKHVESGWQVRVHYTAAEVEHDAQWRFDPKTSTLTPDNGDAHRLSHTEDEGIAPRLRAVENDHQDTDGTRFDSGAFRVDEPDEDVTNPEVQERPLRAPLPRIGAAVEERAPGNETADLLEALRRRRGEREAAAFGEQPQDDGRRTSISVVDIPLQGFEDSSDTAPQPDARPTSAPEAEAGRQDRKKRNRRSMPSWDEIVFGTRPDDDPA from the coding sequence ATGCAAGACGTGAGAGTCATCGGGGTGGAGTCCGGGGCACTCCTGCTCGCGACCGACGGCGGGACCGAGTTCCGACTGCCCGTCACCTCGTCGCTGCCCGGTCAGGTCCGGCAGGCGAACCCCGAGTCCGGTCCGCACAAGCGCGTGTCCCCGAAGGACGTGCAGGCGCGGATCCGCGGCGGTGCCGACGCCGCCGAGGTCGCCCTGGCGCTCGACGTCGACGTCGAGTACGTGCGGCGCTTCGAGGGCCCCGTCCTCGCCGAGCGTGCCTTCATCCTCGACGCCGCGCACCGCGTGCCGGTCACCCCGGTCGACGACGAGTCGCCCGACACCTTCGGCGAGGCGATCACCGCCAAGCTCGAGGCGGGCGAGGCCAGCGGGATCGCCTGGGCGTCGTGGAAGCACGTCGAGAGCGGCTGGCAGGTCCGCGTGCACTACACGGCCGCCGAGGTCGAGCACGACGCACAGTGGCGCTTCGACCCGAAGACGTCGACGCTGACGCCCGACAACGGCGACGCGCACCGGCTCTCGCACACCGAGGACGAGGGCATCGCGCCGCGCCTCCGTGCGGTCGAGAACGACCACCAGGACACCGACGGGACGCGGTTCGACTCCGGCGCGTTCCGGGTCGACGAGCCCGACGAGGACGTCACGAACCCCGAGGTGCAGGAGCGTCCGCTCCGCGCGCCGCTCCCCCGCATCGGAGCCGCCGTCGAGGAACGCGCCCCCGGCAACGAGACCGCCGACCTGCTCGAGGCGCTCCGCCGCCGCCGTGGCGAGCGCGAGGCCGCGGCCTTCGGCGAACAGCCGCAGGACGACGGACGACGGACCTCGATCAGCGTCGTCGACATCCCGCTGCAGGGGTTCGAGGACTCGTCGGACACCGCGCCGCAGCCGGACGCCCGACCCACCTCCGCCCCCGAGGCCGAGGCCGGGCGACAGGACCGCAAGAAGCGGAACCGACGGTCGATGCCGAGCTGGGACGAGATCGTCTTCGGGACCCGGCCGGACGACGACCCGGCCTGA
- a CDS encoding alkaline phosphatase family protein: MGTSVPTAPDATANLADVFPSCLVALGAADDAWLRSTGLEARITLRPARSAIVVLVDGLGAGALAARAGHARWLAAGKKRLRSGFPTTTAAALSTLTTGRSPGTHGVVGYSGWNPDTGRVMNLLSGWDDEVPKDWFLARTLFTEAPALGVDPVVVGPARYRSSGMTANVLGGARYVPADSIPQRVDAALAETATGRSLVYLYVPELDSIGHKHGWQSDRWTAALELLDGELARLEGRAAADVGIVVTADHGVLDVPDHANIALDPLLLTDVVGVAGDPRCRQFTVAPGTDVRSLVGQFRARYGKKTYVASRDEAIAAGWFGAVSDEVVPRIGDVVLVARGSWAFNDDRALRDGESPKRMVGQHGAMTDEETMVPLRLAGAFAQ; this comes from the coding sequence ATGGGAACAAGCGTACCGACGGCCCCCGACGCCACCGCGAACCTCGCCGACGTCTTCCCGAGTTGCCTCGTCGCGCTCGGCGCTGCGGACGACGCCTGGTTGCGTTCCACCGGACTGGAGGCGCGGATCACCCTCCGCCCCGCCCGTTCCGCGATCGTCGTGCTGGTCGACGGCCTCGGTGCCGGCGCGCTGGCAGCGCGCGCCGGACACGCCCGCTGGCTCGCCGCGGGCAAGAAGCGACTGCGCAGCGGCTTCCCGACGACGACGGCGGCCGCACTGAGCACGCTGACGACCGGTCGGTCGCCCGGCACCCACGGCGTGGTCGGGTACAGCGGCTGGAACCCCGACACCGGCCGGGTGATGAACCTGCTGAGCGGCTGGGACGACGAGGTCCCGAAAGACTGGTTCCTCGCCCGCACGCTGTTCACCGAGGCGCCGGCACTCGGCGTCGACCCGGTGGTGGTCGGGCCCGCCCGGTACCGCTCCTCAGGGATGACCGCGAACGTCCTCGGCGGGGCGCGCTACGTCCCGGCCGACTCGATCCCGCAGCGCGTCGACGCCGCCCTCGCCGAGACCGCGACGGGTCGCTCGCTCGTGTACCTCTACGTCCCGGAGCTCGACTCGATCGGGCACAAGCACGGCTGGCAGTCCGACCGGTGGACCGCGGCGCTCGAACTCCTCGACGGCGAACTCGCTCGGCTCGAGGGCCGTGCCGCCGCCGACGTCGGGATCGTCGTGACGGCCGACCACGGCGTGCTCGACGTCCCCGATCACGCGAACATCGCGCTCGACCCGCTCCTGCTGACCGACGTCGTGGGGGTCGCCGGCGACCCGCGCTGCCGGCAGTTCACGGTCGCACCGGGCACCGACGTCCGCTCCCTCGTCGGGCAGTTCCGGGCGCGCTACGGCAAGAAGACGTACGTCGCGAGCCGTGACGAGGCGATCGCCGCCGGCTGGTTCGGCGCCGTCTCTGACGAGGTCGTCCCGCGCATCGGGGACGTCGTGCTCGTGGCACGGGGGTCCTGGGCGTTCAACGACGACCGGGCCCTGCGCGACGGCGAGTCACCGAAGCGCATGGTCGGCCAGCACGGTGCGATGACCGACGAGGAGACCATGGTGCCGCTGCGCCTCGCCGGGGCGTTCGCGCAGTAG
- a CDS encoding DUF3093 domain-containing protein yields MTLYRERLWAPPVLYLATALVIPASLLVFLPISVLAGVLVAVGMYLGVLVLLWALAPTIEVTETEFRAGRAHLPRTLVGEVEGYEGAEATTQRGPKLDARAWTLFRGYVRGVVKVEVQDPADPTPYWLVSVRNPSAVVAALRS; encoded by the coding sequence GTGACCCTGTACCGCGAACGACTGTGGGCTCCGCCCGTCCTCTACCTGGCGACGGCGCTCGTCATCCCCGCCAGCCTCCTCGTGTTCCTGCCGATCAGCGTGCTCGCCGGCGTCCTCGTGGCGGTCGGCATGTACCTCGGCGTGCTCGTGCTGCTCTGGGCGCTGGCTCCGACCATCGAGGTCACGGAGACCGAGTTCCGCGCCGGTCGGGCGCACCTCCCGCGGACGCTCGTCGGCGAGGTCGAGGGCTACGAGGGCGCCGAGGCCACCACGCAGCGCGGGCCGAAGCTCGACGCCCGCGCCTGGACGCTCTTCCGCGGCTACGTGCGCGGGGTCGTCAAGGTCGAGGTGCAGGACCCCGCGGACCCGACGCCCTACTGGCTGGTCAGCGTCCGCAACCCGTCGGCCGTCGTCGCCGCCCTGCGGTCCTGA
- a CDS encoding DUF4193 domain-containing protein produces the protein MATDYDAPRKTDDNSDSESIEALKERVPDKMSGVVDDDSDNPGSFELAGQDLSDVDLDVVVLPPQVDEFTCVECFLVKHRSQLDHESKLGPVCAECAAL, from the coding sequence ATGGCCACCGATTACGACGCCCCCCGGAAGACCGACGACAACTCCGACTCGGAGTCGATCGAGGCCCTCAAGGAGCGCGTTCCCGACAAGATGTCGGGGGTCGTCGACGATGATTCCGACAACCCCGGCAGCTTCGAGCTCGCCGGACAGGACCTCAGCGACGTCGACCTCGACGTCGTCGTGCTCCCGCCCCAGGTCGACGAGTTCACCTGCGTCGAGTGCTTCCTCGTGAAGCACCGCTCGCAGCTCGACCACGAGTCGAAGCTCGGCCCGGTCTGCGCGGAGTGCGCGGCGCTCTAG
- a CDS encoding DUF3159 domain-containing protein, translated as MPDHDDTTRPEADAPDALPSFSDQMRAAVANTGLGKVAPGEAPSGHALVAAIGGVRGLVESVLPGLAFLVVYAITKEVVPSVLIPVAIGVVFVVLRLLQRQSLVMSLAGILGVAISAGLALITGRAESNFIPGIVINAVWLVGLLVTLAIRQPLIGLVVGFLLPPNEDGTPQDWRRDPAKRRVLTVATWLWVGLFAIRLLIEVPLYLTAQVELLAGIKLITGVPLYAALLWVTWLLVRTVFKREGDATRV; from the coding sequence GTGCCGGACCACGACGACACCACCCGTCCCGAGGCGGACGCGCCCGACGCGCTGCCCTCGTTCAGCGACCAGATGCGTGCCGCCGTCGCCAACACCGGGCTCGGCAAGGTCGCGCCGGGCGAGGCGCCGTCGGGGCACGCCCTCGTCGCGGCCATCGGCGGCGTGCGCGGCCTGGTCGAGTCCGTCCTGCCCGGGCTAGCGTTCCTCGTGGTCTACGCGATCACGAAGGAGGTCGTCCCGAGCGTCCTGATCCCGGTCGCGATCGGTGTCGTGTTCGTGGTGCTCCGCCTGCTGCAGCGCCAGTCGCTCGTGATGAGCCTCGCGGGGATCCTCGGCGTGGCGATCTCCGCCGGCCTCGCGCTCATCACCGGGCGGGCCGAGAGCAACTTCATCCCCGGGATCGTCATCAACGCCGTGTGGCTCGTCGGGCTGCTCGTGACGCTGGCGATCCGGCAGCCGCTCATCGGCCTGGTCGTCGGGTTCCTGCTCCCGCCGAACGAGGACGGCACCCCGCAGGACTGGCGTCGCGACCCGGCGAAGCGCCGTGTTCTGACCGTTGCCACCTGGCTCTGGGTCGGACTCTTCGCGATCCGGCTCCTCATCGAGGTGCCGCTGTACCTGACCGCCCAGGTCGAACTGCTCGCCGGCATCAAGCTCATCACGGGCGTCCCGCTCTACGCCGCCCTGCTCTGGGTGACCTGGCTGCTCGTCCGGACGGTGTTCAAGCGCGAGGGTGACGCCACCCGGGTGTAG
- the acnA gene encoding aconitate hydratase AcnA — MAAVNSFGSKDTLSVGGVDYAIHRIDTVPGHEKLPYSLKVLLENLLRTEDGKNVTEDQIRALGSWQSDAEPDTEIQFSPARVVMQDFTGVPCIVDLATMREAMAEIGGDPNKINPLSPAEMVIDHSVIADLFGREDALQRNTDLEYERNGERYQFLRWGQTAFEDFKVVPPGTGIVHQVNIEYLAKVTYTRDFDGETYAYPDTLVGTDSHTTMVNGLGVLGWGVGGIEAEAAMLGQPVSMLIPKVVGFKLSGSIPAGVTATDVVLTITQELRKHGVVGKFVEFYGEGVGEVPLANRATIGNMSPEFGSTAAMFPVDDVTLDYLRLTGRSEDQIALVEAYAKTQGLWHDAAVEPNYSEYMELDLSTVVPSISGPKRPQDRIELSKAKTQFEADLGNYTTPSEQTDLDDAVEETFPASDPIAAGSTNEDTALHEHVYVSSAPSTASQPTKVAMDGADPFTIDHGAVAIAAITSCTNTSNPSVMMAAGILARNAAQKGLTAKPWVKTTLAPGSKVVTDYYEKAGLTTYLEQLGFYTVGYGCTTCIGNSGPLPEEISQAVQDNDLAVTAVLSGNRNFEGRINPDVKMNYLASPPLVIAYALAGSMHFDFDKDALGQDQDGKDVFLQDIWPDAVEVQQVIDASIDTEMFTHEYGSVFEGDDRWKNLPTPTGDTFEWDTESTYVRKPPYFEGMTMQPDAVSDISGARVLAKLGDSVTTDHISPAGSIKADSPAGKYLAEHGVDRKDFNSYGSRRGNHEVMIRGTFANIRLRNQLLDGVEGGYTRDFTTPDGAQSFIYDASQHYQEQGIPLVIFGGKEYGSGSSRDWAAKGTNLLGVRAVITESFERIHRSNLIGMGVVPLQFPAGESVESLGLDGTEVVSISGLTELNEGRTPKTVHVTAAPSEHSPAGKETIEFDAVVRIDTPGEADYYRNGGILQYVLRSLV, encoded by the coding sequence GTGGCTGCAGTCAACAGCTTCGGCTCGAAGGACACGCTGTCGGTTGGGGGTGTCGACTACGCGATCCACCGGATCGACACGGTGCCCGGGCACGAGAAGCTCCCGTACAGCCTGAAGGTGCTGCTCGAGAACCTCCTCCGCACCGAGGACGGCAAGAACGTCACCGAGGACCAGATCCGCGCCCTCGGGTCGTGGCAGTCCGACGCCGAGCCGGACACGGAGATCCAGTTCTCGCCGGCCCGCGTGGTCATGCAGGACTTCACCGGCGTCCCGTGCATCGTCGACCTCGCCACCATGCGCGAGGCGATGGCCGAGATCGGCGGCGACCCGAACAAGATCAACCCGCTGTCGCCGGCCGAGATGGTCATCGACCACTCCGTCATCGCCGACCTCTTCGGTCGCGAGGACGCACTCCAGCGCAACACCGACCTCGAGTACGAGCGGAACGGTGAGCGCTACCAGTTCCTCCGCTGGGGCCAGACCGCGTTCGAGGACTTCAAGGTCGTCCCGCCCGGCACCGGCATCGTGCACCAGGTCAACATCGAGTACCTGGCGAAGGTCACCTACACGCGTGACTTCGACGGCGAGACCTACGCCTACCCGGACACCCTCGTCGGCACCGACTCGCACACCACGATGGTGAACGGGCTCGGCGTGCTCGGCTGGGGCGTCGGCGGCATCGAGGCCGAGGCGGCCATGCTCGGGCAGCCGGTGTCGATGCTCATCCCGAAGGTCGTCGGCTTCAAGCTGTCCGGGTCGATCCCGGCCGGCGTGACCGCGACCGACGTGGTGCTCACCATCACGCAGGAGCTCCGCAAGCACGGCGTCGTCGGCAAGTTCGTCGAGTTCTACGGCGAGGGCGTCGGCGAGGTCCCGCTCGCGAACCGCGCCACCATCGGCAACATGTCGCCGGAGTTCGGCTCCACGGCGGCGATGTTCCCGGTCGACGACGTGACGCTCGACTACCTCCGCCTCACCGGCCGCTCCGAGGACCAGATCGCGCTCGTCGAGGCCTACGCCAAGACCCAGGGCCTCTGGCACGACGCGGCGGTCGAGCCGAACTACTCCGAGTACATGGAGCTCGACCTCTCGACGGTCGTCCCCTCGATCTCGGGCCCGAAGCGCCCCCAGGACCGCATCGAGCTCTCGAAGGCGAAGACCCAGTTCGAGGCCGACCTCGGCAACTACACGACGCCGAGCGAGCAGACCGACCTCGACGACGCGGTGGAGGAGACCTTCCCGGCCTCCGACCCGATCGCCGCCGGTTCCACGAACGAGGACACCGCGCTGCACGAGCACGTCTACGTCTCGAGCGCCCCGTCGACGGCCTCGCAGCCGACGAAGGTCGCGATGGACGGGGCCGACCCGTTCACGATCGACCACGGTGCCGTCGCGATCGCCGCCATCACGTCGTGCACGAACACGTCGAACCCGTCGGTCATGATGGCCGCCGGCATCCTCGCCCGGAACGCCGCGCAGAAGGGCCTCACCGCGAAGCCGTGGGTCAAGACCACGCTGGCGCCGGGGTCGAAGGTGGTCACGGACTACTACGAGAAGGCCGGTCTCACGACCTACCTCGAGCAGCTCGGCTTCTACACGGTCGGCTACGGCTGCACCACCTGCATCGGCAACTCGGGCCCGCTGCCGGAGGAGATCTCGCAGGCCGTGCAGGACAACGACCTCGCCGTCACCGCGGTGCTCTCGGGCAACCGCAACTTCGAGGGGCGCATCAACCCCGACGTGAAGATGAACTACCTGGCCTCCCCGCCGCTGGTCATCGCGTACGCCCTCGCCGGGTCGATGCACTTCGACTTCGACAAGGATGCCCTCGGGCAGGACCAGGACGGCAAGGACGTCTTCCTGCAGGACATCTGGCCCGACGCGGTCGAGGTCCAGCAGGTCATCGACGCGTCGATCGACACCGAGATGTTCACCCACGAGTACGGCTCCGTGTTCGAGGGCGACGACCGCTGGAAGAACCTGCCGACCCCGACGGGCGACACGTTCGAGTGGGACACCGAGTCGACCTACGTGCGGAAGCCCCCGTACTTCGAGGGCATGACCATGCAGCCCGACGCGGTGTCGGACATCTCCGGCGCCCGCGTGCTCGCGAAGCTCGGCGACTCGGTCACGACCGACCACATCTCGCCGGCCGGGTCGATCAAGGCCGACAGCCCGGCGGGCAAGTACCTCGCCGAGCACGGCGTCGACCGCAAGGACTTCAACTCCTACGGCTCGCGTCGCGGCAACCACGAGGTCATGATCCGCGGCACGTTCGCGAACATCCGCCTCCGCAACCAGCTCCTCGACGGCGTGGAGGGCGGCTACACCCGCGACTTCACGACGCCGGACGGTGCGCAGTCGTTCATCTACGACGCCTCGCAGCACTACCAGGAGCAGGGCATCCCGCTCGTCATCTTCGGTGGCAAGGAGTACGGCTCCGGTTCGTCCCGCGACTGGGCGGCGAAGGGCACGAACCTGCTCGGCGTCCGCGCGGTCATCACCGAGAGCTTCGAGCGCATCCACCGCTCGAACCTCATCGGCATGGGCGTCGTGCCGCTGCAGTTCCCCGCCGGCGAGTCGGTCGAGTCCCTCGGGCTCGACGGCACCGAGGTCGTCTCGATCTCCGGCCTGACCGAGCTGAACGAGGGCCGTACGCCCAAGACGGTGCACGTCACGGCTGCGCCGAGCGAGCACTCGCCCGCCGGCAAGGAGACGATCGAGTTCGACGCGGTCGTCCGCATCGACACCCCGGGTGAGGCGGACTACTACCGCAACGGCGGCATCCTGCAGTACGTGCTGCGGTCGCTCGTCTGA
- the dut gene encoding dUTP diphosphatase — protein sequence MTEPVDVLWTGENAPGYAHPGDAGADLVSTEAFVLQPGERRLVGTGLKIALPDGYAAFVVPRSGLAAKHGITIVNAPGTVDAGYRGEIKVALLNTDQAAAHEVHVGDRIAQMIVMPVPRVSFTRVDELPDSVRGQGGFGSSGYGDRSGAVSGAADNAQEGTRA from the coding sequence GTGACCGAACCAGTCGACGTGCTCTGGACCGGGGAGAACGCTCCCGGATACGCCCACCCCGGTGACGCCGGTGCGGACCTCGTCTCGACCGAGGCGTTCGTCCTGCAGCCCGGCGAGCGTCGGCTCGTGGGCACGGGCCTGAAGATCGCGCTGCCGGACGGGTACGCCGCGTTCGTGGTCCCGCGCAGCGGTCTCGCCGCCAAGCACGGCATCACGATCGTGAACGCCCCCGGCACCGTCGACGCCGGCTACCGCGGCGAGATCAAGGTCGCGCTGCTCAACACCGACCAGGCCGCCGCGCACGAGGTGCACGTCGGCGACCGCATCGCCCAGATGATCGTCATGCCGGTCCCGCGCGTGTCGTTCACCCGCGTCGACGAGCTGCCCGACAGCGTCCGCGGCCAGGGCGGGTTCGGCTCGTCGGGCTACGGTGACCGGAGCGGTGCCGTCAGCGGCGCCGCGGACAACGCTCAGGAAGGAACGCGCGCATGA
- a CDS encoding DUF3710 domain-containing protein has product MKFGRRKRDEVEVADAVADEVEVAETTPEVDIAIDADADLDEVDAVAPTDKSAPEDRAESGPHDETEANLVRPYVDLGGVKVLPREGLHLRLEVEEGSQRVVAVGLDYDESTLQVQPFAAPRSTGLWHEIRSQIAEQIERQGGIVSEVDGPFGPELRAQVPVVSDGTGVTDGARPARFIGVDGPRWFLRGVIAGKAAEQPDDAAEIEDLFRSVVVVRGTTPMPPRDLIPLHMPKSTQSAI; this is encoded by the coding sequence ATGAAGTTCGGCCGACGCAAGCGTGACGAGGTCGAGGTGGCGGACGCCGTCGCCGACGAGGTCGAGGTGGCCGAGACGACGCCGGAGGTCGACATCGCGATCGACGCCGACGCCGACCTCGACGAGGTGGACGCCGTCGCGCCGACCGACAAGTCCGCGCCCGAGGACCGTGCCGAGAGCGGCCCGCACGACGAGACCGAGGCGAACCTGGTCCGTCCGTACGTCGACCTCGGCGGCGTGAAGGTCCTCCCGCGCGAGGGGCTCCACCTGCGGCTCGAGGTGGAGGAGGGCTCGCAGCGCGTCGTCGCGGTCGGGCTCGACTACGACGAGTCCACGCTGCAGGTGCAGCCGTTCGCCGCACCGCGCTCCACCGGGCTCTGGCACGAGATCCGCTCCCAGATCGCCGAGCAGATCGAGCGCCAGGGCGGCATCGTGTCCGAGGTCGACGGTCCGTTCGGCCCCGAGCTCCGCGCCCAGGTCCCGGTCGTCTCCGACGGCACGGGCGTCACCGACGGGGCCCGCCCCGCGCGGTTCATCGGCGTCGACGGCCCGCGCTGGTTCCTGCGCGGCGTGATCGCCGGCAAGGCCGCCGAGCAGCCCGACGACGCGGCCGAGATCGAGGACCTGTTCCGCAGCGTCGTCGTGGTCCGCGGGACCACCCCGATGCCGCCGCGCGACCTCATCCCGCTCCACATGCCGAAGTCGACGCAGTCGGCCATCTGA
- the dxs gene encoding 1-deoxy-D-xylulose-5-phosphate synthase — protein MSLLSSITSPRDLKRLSDAQMTDLAAEIRRFLVAEVAKTGGHLGPNLGVVELTLAMHRVFDSPHDPFVFDTGHQSYVHKLVTGRQDFSRLRERGGLAGYPQRSESEHDIVESSHASSSLSWADGISRAFVQTGQADRTVVAVVGDGSLTGGMTWEALNNISDGNDRRLVIVVNDNGRSYAPTIGGMARFLSSVRTRREYRALFEKSQAAAARFGAPGRALYRGMRGGLHGFLSRFTNNEALYSNLDIKYIGPVNGHDQRAMEAALRQAKAYGAPTIVHAITEKGHGFEPALRDQADQFHAVGHIDPETGESLDVSSGPSWTSVFASTLAEVGASDEKIVAITAAMLRPTGLHLFQEQHPSRVIDVGIAEQHAVTTAAGLAFGGLHPVVALYATFLNRAFDQVLMDVALHKAGVTFVLDRAGITGPDGPSHHGMWDLALLQVVPGIRIAAPRDAATLREEFREAVAVDDAPTVLRWSKGQVGPDIVAERRLPDGVDVLRSPSSDQEPDVLFVAVGSMVPVALDAAALLESQGIGVTVVDPRWVVPIPASLIDLSRDHRLVITLEDGVRVGGVGTRLRQDLRAAGVDTGVNELGLPDAFIDHASRSQILEDVGLTAQAIARDVIDQVVGTKLPQAKPARAASRSRESADR, from the coding sequence GTGAGTCTGCTCTCGAGCATCACGTCGCCGCGCGACCTGAAGCGTCTCTCCGACGCGCAGATGACGGACCTCGCCGCCGAGATCCGACGCTTCCTCGTCGCCGAGGTCGCGAAGACCGGCGGCCACCTCGGCCCGAACCTCGGCGTCGTCGAGCTCACGCTGGCCATGCACCGGGTGTTCGACTCGCCGCACGACCCGTTCGTCTTCGACACCGGGCACCAGTCGTACGTGCACAAGCTCGTCACCGGGCGGCAGGACTTCTCGCGGCTGCGCGAGCGTGGCGGCCTCGCCGGGTACCCGCAGCGAAGCGAGTCGGAGCACGACATCGTGGAGTCCTCGCACGCGTCCTCGTCGCTGTCCTGGGCGGACGGCATCTCGCGCGCCTTCGTGCAGACCGGCCAGGCCGACCGGACCGTGGTCGCGGTCGTCGGCGACGGCTCGCTCACCGGCGGGATGACGTGGGAGGCCCTCAACAACATCTCCGACGGCAACGACCGTCGACTCGTCATCGTCGTCAACGACAACGGGCGCTCCTACGCACCGACCATCGGTGGCATGGCGCGGTTCCTCAGCTCGGTGCGCACGCGCCGCGAGTACCGGGCGCTGTTCGAGAAGTCCCAGGCCGCGGCGGCGCGGTTCGGTGCACCAGGGCGGGCGCTCTACCGCGGGATGCGCGGCGGGCTGCACGGGTTCCTCTCGCGGTTCACGAACAACGAGGCGCTCTACTCGAACCTCGACATCAAGTACATCGGGCCGGTGAACGGGCACGACCAGCGGGCGATGGAGGCCGCACTCCGCCAGGCGAAGGCCTACGGCGCGCCGACGATCGTGCACGCCATCACCGAGAAGGGGCACGGGTTCGAGCCCGCGCTGCGCGACCAGGCCGACCAGTTCCACGCGGTCGGGCACATCGACCCGGAGACCGGGGAGTCGCTCGACGTGTCGTCGGGGCCGTCGTGGACCTCGGTGTTCGCCTCGACGCTGGCGGAGGTCGGTGCGTCGGACGAGAAGATCGTGGCGATCACCGCGGCGATGCTCCGCCCGACCGGGCTGCACCTCTTCCAGGAACAGCACCCCTCGCGCGTGATCGACGTCGGGATCGCCGAGCAGCACGCCGTGACGACCGCGGCCGGACTCGCGTTCGGCGGCCTGCACCCCGTCGTGGCGCTGTACGCGACGTTCCTGAACCGGGCGTTCGACCAGGTGCTCATGGACGTGGCCCTGCACAAGGCCGGCGTCACCTTCGTCCTCGACCGCGCGGGCATCACCGGGCCGGACGGGCCGTCGCACCACGGCATGTGGGACCTCGCGTTGCTGCAGGTCGTGCCCGGGATCCGGATCGCCGCACCGCGTGACGCCGCGACCCTGCGCGAGGAGTTCCGCGAGGCCGTCGCCGTCGACGACGCACCCACCGTGCTGCGCTGGTCGAAGGGACAGGTCGGGCCGGACATCGTCGCGGAGCGTCGACTCCCGGACGGGGTGGACGTGCTGCGGTCGCCGTCGTCCGACCAGGAGCCCGACGTCCTGTTCGTCGCCGTGGGGTCGATGGTGCCGGTGGCGCTCGACGCGGCGGCGCTGCTCGAGTCCCAGGGCATCGGCGTCACGGTCGTCGACCCGCGGTGGGTGGTGCCGATCCCAGCGTCGCTCATCGACCTGTCGCGTGACCACAGGCTCGTGATCACGCTCGAGGACGGGGTGCGGGTCGGTGGCGTCGGGACGCGGCTGCGGCAGGACCTGCGCGCTGCGGGTGTCGACACCGGGGTGAACGAGCTCGGGCTGCCGGACGCGTTCATCGACCACGCGTCGCGGTCCCAGATCCTCGAGGACGTGGGGCTGACCGCGCAGGCGATCGCCCGGGACGTCATCGACCAGGTCGTCGGGACGAAGCTGCCGCAGGCGAAGCCGGCGCGGGCGGCGTCGCGCTCCCGGGAGTCCGCCGACCGCTGA